A window from Peromyscus eremicus chromosome 5, PerEre_H2_v1, whole genome shotgun sequence encodes these proteins:
- the LOC131911928 gene encoding ral guanine nucleotide dissociation stimulator-like has translation MFSCCLGITRGSDHKKEKRGGHGGGHGGTRRSRVHSWLQRLWPFGRRGTNSTQGSQGQDHTDQVEKESASKDLKESYRKSHFSALEEVVIRLVISLQTGDPSVVLTFIYIYQRYAYFYPDCEEDEEVMGAISTLLDIRIEKFPEDFCQASDLSILKQVKNYLIVNIPHSDVVILVNELLTQLQAEVTSDSEASTEEASEMPASAAHP, from the exons ATGTTTTCTTGTTGTCTTGGGATTACTCGAGGCTCAGAccataagaaagagaaaagaggaggccaTGGTGGAGGCCATGGTGGTACCCGGAGATCCCGGGTTCACTCCTGGCTCCAACGCCTCTGGCCATTTGGCCGGAGAGGAACAAACTCgacccagggcagccagggccagGATCACACAGACCAG GTTGAGAAGGAGTCTGCCTCAAAGGACCTGAAGGAGTCCTATAGAAAGTCTCACTTCAGTGCTTTGGAAGAGGTGGTGATTCGCCTGGTGATTTCCCTGCAGACTGGGGATCCCTCTGTTGTTCTCACGTTCATTTACATATATCAAAG GTATGCATACTTCTACCCTGATTGTGAAGAGGATGAAGAAGTTATGGG AGCCATCTCCACCCTCCTGGACATACGGATTGAGAAGTTCCCTGAGGATTTTTGCCAGGCATCAGACCTGTCCATTCTGAAACAAGTGAAGAACTACTTGATTGTCAACATTCCCCATTCAGATGTTGTCATTCTTGTCAATGAACTCCTGACCCAGCTGCAGGCAGAAGTGACCAGTGACTCAGAGGCCAGCACTGAGGAAGCCTCAG AGATGCCTGCATCAGCAGCACATCCTTAG